The genomic DNA GTCATTCGGGAATTGAAATTATGAGCACTCCTGTTCCTAATAGTTCCAATATTTTATTGCTGGCTAATGATGTGGATGTGGTGGGAATTGATGAAGCCCAATTTTTTGACAATGAATTATCAAATGTGTGTGGCGAACTGGCCAAGCGTGGAATACGGGTAATTGCAGCAGGATTGGATTTGGATTATACCGGAAAACCTTTTGGTCCAATGCCTCAATTATTGGCTACTGCTGAGTATGTAACTAAAGTACATGCCATATGCATGCAGTGTGGCGAACTGGCTTATGTCAGTCATCGCATCACTGATAATGATAAATTAGTTTTATTGGGAGAAACAGAAAGTTACACTCCCCTTTGCAGAACCTGCTTTCATAAAAACAACAACAAATAAATGTACACGTTAAAGGAAATAGCTGATGTTGTTCATGGAAATGTGCACGGTTCATCATTTCAAAAAATTAATACTTTTTTAACGGATAGTCGTAATTTAAATTCCAGCCAATCTGTTTTATTTATTGCCCTTCAATCGGGAAAAAATAACGGTCACCAGTATATTGCCGAATTGATAAAAAGCGGGGTTCAAAGTTTTTTAGTTCAAAAAAACAGTTTTAATACTACTGATTTTCGAAATCCGGAAATTGGTTTTATAGTGGTGGAAGATACTCTTCGAGCCCTGCAGCAGTTAGCTGTTTTTCATCGTTCAAAATTTAATATTCCGGTTATAGGAATTACCGGAAGCAATGGTAAAACAGTTGTAAAAGAATGGCTTTATCAATTATTAAAACCTGATTATAGCATTTGTCGAAGTCCTAAAAGTTATAATTCACAAATTGGTGTTCCGCTTAGTATTTTAAATTTAAATCCTA from Sphingobacteriaceae bacterium includes the following:
- a CDS encoding thymidine kinase; the protein is MFLENNNTGNKRGWVEVICGSMFSGKTEELIRRLRRAQFAKQKVEIFKPMIDTRYDELKVVSHSGIEIMSTPVPNSSNILLLANDVDVVGIDEAQFFDNELSNVCGELAKRGIRVIAAGLDLDYTGKPFGPMPQLLATAEYVTKVHAICMQCGELAYVSHRITDNDKLVLLGETESYTPLCRTCFHKNNNK